One Campylobacter concisus DNA segment encodes these proteins:
- a CDS encoding ABC transporter permease, with protein sequence MTSLPKYLLFKYLRFDKTQPFISLSALLAFLGVSIGLMVLIVAMAIMNGFDKEFERKLFTMNYPITVQSAFKGSIDDNFVDELKAKFSDLKFSPFISTQVIYRSANALEGGLVYGVNFKDEKQINSVVNEALKDKELDGFEILVGSGITSEFRLRDDEKLTLIFTKADPAGFSLTPKMKRFDIGGSFTSGLIAYDKAFSYTSVEALRKILDYPNGVYDGIHIFSSKPFDDIKRVREGLPAGTVAIGWWEQNGNFFSALALEKRALFIVLMLIILVASLNIISSLLMTVMNRRQEIALLLALGASKSEIKRSFFYQGLVIGGGGIIFGLVLGFLGLFLLGNFNIIDLPADVYGSSKLPLELSIIDLVLIIVGAVFIVAISSFYPAKKATEINVLQTLRNE encoded by the coding sequence ATGACAAGCTTACCAAAGTACCTACTTTTTAAATATTTAAGATTTGATAAAACTCAGCCATTTATCTCCCTAAGTGCCTTGCTCGCTTTTCTTGGTGTGAGCATAGGGCTTATGGTTTTGATCGTTGCTATGGCTATCATGAATGGATTTGATAAAGAATTTGAGCGCAAACTTTTTACGATGAATTACCCTATAACTGTTCAAAGTGCCTTTAAGGGCTCTATTGATGACAACTTTGTGGATGAGCTAAAGGCTAAATTTAGCGACCTTAAATTTAGCCCATTTATCAGCACGCAGGTGATCTACCGCTCGGCAAATGCGCTTGAAGGTGGACTGGTTTATGGCGTAAATTTTAAAGATGAAAAACAGATAAACTCAGTCGTAAATGAAGCTTTAAAAGACAAAGAGCTAGATGGTTTTGAGATACTTGTGGGAAGTGGCATAACGAGCGAGTTTAGACTAAGAGATGATGAAAAACTAACTCTTATCTTTACAAAGGCTGATCCTGCTGGCTTTTCGCTAACGCCAAAGATGAAGCGCTTTGATATCGGCGGTTCATTTACATCTGGGCTTATCGCCTATGACAAGGCATTCTCATATACTTCGGTCGAGGCTTTGAGGAAAATTTTGGACTATCCAAATGGCGTGTATGATGGTATTCATATCTTTTCAAGTAAGCCATTTGATGATATAAAAAGAGTGCGCGAAGGGCTTCCGGCTGGCACTGTAGCCATTGGCTGGTGGGAGCAAAATGGTAACTTTTTCTCAGCGCTCGCACTTGAAAAAAGAGCGCTTTTTATCGTTTTGATGCTTATTATCCTTGTGGCGTCGCTAAATATCATAAGCTCACTACTAATGACTGTGATGAACCGCAGGCAGGAGATTGCCTTGCTTTTAGCGCTTGGCGCTAGTAAAAGTGAGATAAAAAGAAGCTTTTTCTATCAAGGGCTAGTAATCGGGGGCGGTGGCATTATATTTGGTCTAGTGCTTGGGTTTTTGGGACTATTTTTACTTGGAAATTTTAATATCATAGACTTGCCGGCTGATGTTTATGGCTCAAGCAAACTGCCTCTTGAGCTATCCATAATCGATCTTGTGCTTATCATCGTTGGAGCTGTATTTATCGTTGCTATCTCGTCATTTTATCCAGCTAAAAAAGCAACTGAGATAAATGTTCTTCAAACTTTGAGAAATGAGTAA
- a CDS encoding cation:proton antiporter, giving the protein MEQILEGFLLVAAISVALNVIFKKFQIPTIIGYIVTGTLISEFFNLKSNDEISHIAEFGIAFLMFTIGLEFSFKHLMGMKKEVFLNGGLQVCLSGFIMGVMLYYALHLKDETALIAGLALALSSTAIVLKTLNDSGDVSKIYGRKALGILLFQDIAVIPILLMIDMFSSQDASINELLLKTFTSAIILIVVLFLLGKYVINWIFYKVIQTNSQEVFIATILFMVVGSSTLAHFFGFSYSLGAFLAGMMMAETQYKHQIEVDLIPFRDLLLGLFFITVGMQINFAVVISNIWLVLGLVFSVMIIKAVVVFAILNIYLKRRVAAKTALSVCQIGEFALAVFGLMTTRNLLDIQTAQIFIAASVVSMFATPFILKKLDAIADLIEREIVVEPNETLKPQKIKNHIVVFGYERLGQEVVLRLKETKLLYLVLDNDISLVELGRSRGENVFLGNVLQSHTLENACLSDAAAVIITVNNEQRVELIAQKIKDYGVNTQTIIKINGEGNKDIFGELGKNFHLINEERVMAKTLVHEALQCKIDHDIRA; this is encoded by the coding sequence ATGGAACAAATTTTAGAAGGTTTCTTGCTTGTTGCAGCGATCTCAGTCGCATTAAACGTTATTTTTAAAAAATTTCAGATACCAACCATCATCGGCTACATCGTAACAGGTACGCTTATATCAGAATTTTTCAACCTAAAAAGCAATGATGAAATTTCTCATATCGCGGAATTTGGTATCGCGTTTTTGATGTTTACCATTGGACTTGAGTTTAGTTTTAAACATCTCATGGGCATGAAAAAAGAGGTCTTTTTAAATGGCGGCTTACAGGTTTGTTTAAGCGGCTTTATAATGGGTGTGATGCTTTATTACGCCCTTCACTTAAAAGACGAAACGGCACTTATTGCAGGTCTTGCGCTTGCACTCTCATCAACTGCGATCGTGCTAAAGACGCTAAACGATAGTGGCGATGTGAGTAAAATTTACGGCAGAAAAGCACTTGGAATTTTACTATTTCAAGATATTGCAGTCATTCCTATTTTGCTTATGATAGATATGTTTAGCTCGCAAGATGCTTCGATAAATGAGCTTTTACTAAAGACATTTACAAGTGCGATTATTCTTATTGTTGTGCTATTTTTACTTGGTAAATATGTCATCAACTGGATATTTTATAAAGTTATTCAAACAAATTCGCAAGAAGTTTTTATAGCTACGATTTTATTTATGGTTGTTGGCTCTAGTACTTTGGCTCACTTTTTTGGCTTCTCATACTCTTTGGGTGCATTTTTGGCCGGTATGATGATGGCTGAGACACAGTATAAACACCAAATCGAAGTTGATCTCATACCTTTTAGAGATTTGCTCTTAGGGCTATTTTTCATAACCGTTGGTATGCAGATAAATTTTGCTGTCGTCATCTCAAATATCTGGCTTGTTCTAGGCCTAGTATTTAGTGTCATGATAATAAAAGCAGTTGTCGTTTTTGCTATCTTAAATATCTATTTAAAGCGAAGAGTTGCTGCAAAAACCGCACTTAGTGTTTGTCAAATAGGCGAATTTGCACTAGCTGTTTTTGGACTAATGACTACTAGAAATTTACTTGATATACAAACTGCTCAAATTTTTATCGCAGCATCAGTTGTGTCGATGTTTGCCACGCCTTTTATACTCAAAAAACTAGACGCAATAGCAGACCTCATAGAACGTGAGATCGTTGTTGAACCGAATGAAACTCTAAAGCCGCAAAAAATCAAAAATCACATCGTAGTCTTTGGCTATGAAAGGCTTGGACAAGAGGTCGTTTTAAGACTAAAAGAGACAAAGCTTTTGTACCTTGTGCTTGATAATGATATTAGTCTAGTTGAGCTTGGCAGGAGCCGCGGGGAAAATGTATTTTTAGGTAACGTTCTTCAAAGCCACACACTTGAAAATGCCTGCCTAAGCGATGCAGCTGCTGTTATTATAACCGTTAATAATGAGCAAAGAGTGGAGCTCATCGCGCAAAAGATAAAAGACTACGGCGTAAATACCCAAACTATAATAAAAATAAATGGTGAGGGCAATAAAGATATTTTTGGTGAGCTGGGTAAAAATTTTCACCTAATAAATGAAGAGCGTGTCATGGCAAAAACACTCGTACATGAGGCTCTTCAATGCAAAATCGACCATGATATAAGAGCGTAA
- a CDS encoding heat shock protein transcriptional repressor HspR, translated as MQNYEEPLFLISVVAKVLSIHPQTLRQYEREGLIEPSRTDGKMRLYSQKDVDRVKTILNLTRELGVNLAGVDVILQLKEKIDDLESTIDELNKKLHEATSQTSTKRSLVKRKSSFDLVFYEGKK; from the coding sequence ATGCAAAATTATGAAGAACCACTTTTTTTAATAAGCGTTGTTGCAAAGGTTTTAAGCATACATCCACAAACTTTAAGACAGTATGAAAGAGAGGGACTTATCGAGCCATCAAGAACAGATGGCAAGATGAGGCTCTACTCACAAAAAGACGTTGATCGCGTAAAAACTATACTAAATTTAACCCGTGAACTAGGTGTAAATTTAGCCGGCGTTGATGTGATACTTCAGTTGAAAGAAAAAATTGACGATTTAGAATCAACTATTGATGAGCTAAATAAAAAATTGCACGAAGCTACCAGTCAAACTAGCACCAAAAGATCGCTCGTAAAAAGAAAAAGTAGCTTTGATCTAGTCTTTTATGAAGGTAAAAAATAA
- a CDS encoding DnaJ C-terminal domain-containing protein, whose product MSESLYETLGVSKGASSDEIKKAYRKLARKYHPDINKDPGAEDKFKEINAAYEILSDDKKRAQYDQYGDTMFGGQNFHDFASSSADMGDLNEILKNIFSGGFGGGGAKFSSGFGSNFGGFDGFSSGGFGFGGADLDVNAKISIPFDVAVTGGEHKINFNGESIKIKIPSGIEGGEKLRVKGKGKSAGGQKGDLILAISVEPSNEYERVGDDLYKDIEIPLKTMLFGGKVDVHTYKKDVTIKIAENSKTGTKIRLKGYGVQNRKSGIYGDLYLKARVKLPNISELDEGLVKELKEKLPE is encoded by the coding sequence ATGAGTGAAAGCTTGTATGAGACTTTAGGGGTTTCAAAGGGTGCCTCAAGCGACGAGATAAAAAAAGCTTATAGAAAACTTGCTAGAAAATACCACCCAGACATCAACAAAGACCCTGGAGCAGAAGATAAATTTAAAGAGATAAATGCTGCTTATGAAATTTTAAGCGACGATAAAAAACGAGCTCAATACGACCAGTACGGCGATACTATGTTTGGCGGTCAAAATTTCCACGACTTTGCTAGTAGTTCAGCCGATATGGGCGATCTAAATGAAATTTTAAAGAATATCTTCTCAGGTGGCTTTGGCGGTGGTGGAGCTAAATTTAGCAGCGGATTTGGTAGTAATTTTGGAGGCTTTGACGGATTTAGTAGTGGTGGATTTGGCTTTGGCGGAGCTGATCTAGACGTAAATGCGAAAATTTCTATACCATTTGACGTGGCTGTAACTGGTGGCGAACATAAGATAAATTTTAATGGCGAAAGCATTAAGATAAAAATTCCAAGTGGCATAGAAGGTGGCGAGAAGCTTCGTGTAAAAGGCAAAGGTAAAAGCGCTGGTGGTCAAAAAGGCGATCTTATACTTGCCATTAGCGTTGAGCCAAGCAACGAATATGAAAGAGTCGGAGACGATCTTTATAAAGATATAGAAATTCCACTAAAAACTATGCTTTTTGGCGGAAAAGTCGATGTACATACTTACAAAAAAGATGTCACGATTAAAATCGCTGAGAACTCAAAAACAGGCACAAAGATCCGCTTAAAAGGATATGGTGTGCAAAATAGAAAGAGCGGAATTTATGGGGATCTTTACTTAAAAGCCAGGGTAAAACTTCCAAATATTAGTGAGCTTGATGAAGGCTTAGTAAAAGAGTTAAAAGAAAAATTACCGGAGTAA